The Leptolyngbya sp. 'hensonii' genome includes a region encoding these proteins:
- the hisH gene encoding imidazole glycerol phosphate synthase subunit HisH, whose protein sequence is MPVIAVIDYDMGNLHSACKGLEQAGATPEVTDAAVDIGRADAVVLPGVGSFDPAVQHLRSRHLEAPIRQAIADGKPFLGICLGLQILFDRSEEGQEPGLGIFAGTVRHFRSEPGLTIPHMGWNQLEFTQPEAALWQKLPVSPWVYFVHSYYVDPFDRAIIAATITHGTQTVTAAIARSNLMAVQFHPEKSSTAGLQILSNFVSQVKTRVAL, encoded by the coding sequence ATGCCAGTTATTGCAGTCATTGACTATGACATGGGCAACCTGCACTCAGCTTGTAAGGGGCTGGAGCAGGCGGGAGCGACCCCTGAAGTAACTGACGCTGCTGTAGATATTGGGCGGGCTGATGCCGTGGTATTGCCAGGGGTGGGATCTTTCGATCCGGCAGTACAGCATCTGCGATCGCGTCACCTGGAAGCACCGATCCGACAGGCGATCGCAGATGGCAAACCCTTCCTGGGGATTTGTCTGGGACTGCAGATCTTGTTTGACCGCAGCGAAGAAGGCCAGGAGCCTGGGCTGGGGATTTTCGCGGGTACGGTCCGCCATTTTCGATCAGAACCCGGCCTCACTATTCCCCACATGGGCTGGAATCAATTGGAATTTACGCAGCCGGAAGCGGCCCTCTGGCAGAAACTACCGGTTTCTCCCTGGGTGTACTTTGTCCACTCCTACTATGTGGACCCGTTCGATCGGGCGATCATTGCGGCTACCATTACCCATGGCACCCAGACCGTCACCGCTGCAATCGCCCGATCGAACCTTATGGCTGTGCAGTTCCACCCGGAAAAATCCTCAACCGCAGGGTTACAGATTCTTTCTAACTTCGTTAGCCAGGTCAAAACCAGAGTTGCATTGTAG
- a CDS encoding DUF3370 domain-containing protein, translating into MIPFLPVLPVVAQAAPISPAPEILPIEAPASPTDLPKPTDLPKPSGVIEIPEDLDPKQILQQQQVRPLPGQLDEIPVFNSNSPEVVLTEGILLSTFSPEGKLFPQAHLNFAFKGRFDVFAHHISRARTPQELRSLVMGIIMYNPGPESVTVEVLEAASYLTRPDALFVNLPPAIEDPLGRVYSGPGSRTMNDILRGRRQGNWPSTFEIPPGGYQMLMNLPLPAGLMLPTSNGRTTLIRLRSNGPVYLASMAMYAPKNETAEERLPTLEEWQNFLNTANLAGPRDLPPSPPDRKLTGPIIYGRVAGVAVGSEWKTWLTDKPIGEKLTIPQAGQAFSYALSTVPRGTLGTNQVQSARILARYADTAYQANGNYGIQYSLTIPLYNPTSQPQSVTLMFQTPVKEDRIRGGLRFFDPPEPQVFFRGPVRFRYRDDQGVVQTQYFHLVQQRGQQGEPLLTLTLQPGERRLVQVDFLYPPDSTPPQVLTIRTLDQVQNVSR; encoded by the coding sequence ATGATCCCATTTCTGCCAGTTTTGCCTGTGGTTGCTCAGGCTGCTCCCATTTCCCCCGCTCCAGAAATCCTCCCGATAGAGGCTCCAGCCTCTCCGACCGATCTGCCCAAACCAACCGATCTACCCAAGCCGTCAGGCGTGATTGAAATTCCTGAGGATTTAGATCCGAAGCAAATTCTGCAACAGCAGCAAGTTCGGCCTCTACCGGGGCAGTTGGATGAAATCCCTGTTTTTAACAGTAACAGTCCGGAAGTGGTTCTGACGGAAGGCATCCTGCTCTCCACGTTTTCTCCAGAGGGCAAGCTATTTCCCCAGGCTCACTTAAATTTTGCGTTTAAGGGACGGTTTGATGTCTTCGCCCATCATATTTCCCGGGCCCGCACCCCACAAGAACTGCGGTCTCTGGTCATGGGGATCATCATGTACAATCCTGGACCTGAATCAGTTACGGTTGAAGTTCTGGAAGCCGCTAGCTATTTAACCCGACCTGATGCCCTTTTCGTCAACCTTCCCCCTGCGATCGAAGATCCCCTGGGACGGGTTTACTCGGGTCCGGGCAGTCGCACCATGAACGACATCCTGCGAGGACGACGGCAGGGAAACTGGCCTTCAACCTTTGAGATTCCTCCAGGCGGGTATCAGATGCTGATGAACCTGCCCCTTCCCGCCGGTCTGATGCTACCCACCTCAAATGGGCGTACAACCCTGATTCGCCTGCGCAGCAATGGCCCAGTCTATCTGGCCAGCATGGCCATGTATGCCCCAAAAAATGAGACGGCAGAGGAGCGCCTGCCCACCCTGGAAGAATGGCAAAATTTTCTGAATACAGCTAATCTAGCCGGTCCCAGGGATCTACCTCCCTCTCCTCCCGATCGCAAGCTTACCGGCCCCATCATTTACGGTCGCGTAGCCGGTGTGGCCGTTGGTTCAGAATGGAAAACCTGGTTAACCGACAAACCGATCGGGGAGAAACTCACGATCCCGCAAGCCGGTCAGGCTTTCTCCTACGCCCTCAGCACCGTACCCAGAGGAACCCTGGGGACCAATCAGGTACAGAGTGCTCGCATCCTAGCTCGCTATGCCGATACCGCTTACCAGGCCAATGGCAACTATGGCATCCAATACAGCCTGACGATTCCGCTGTACAATCCCACGTCCCAACCCCAGAGCGTCACGCTGATGTTTCAGACCCCCGTCAAGGAGGACCGCATCAGAGGTGGCTTACGCTTCTTTGACCCCCCCGAACCCCAGGTTTTCTTTCGGGGGCCAGTCCGGTTCCGCTACCGGGACGATCAGGGAGTTGTGCAAACCCAATATTTTCATCTGGTCCAGCAACGGGGGCAACAAGGCGAACCCTTACTCACCCTGACCCTGCAACCCGGTGAACGTCGTCTGGTTCAGGTTGATTTCCTCTATCCGCCTGATTCCACCCCACCCCAGGTCTTGACTATTCGCACCCTGGATCAGGTTCAGAATGTAAGCCGATAA
- a CDS encoding response regulator encodes MAIKRVLVIDDEDDIREVAQVTLEIMAGLDVITARSSQEGLMKAEQEQPNAILLDVMMPGMDGMAAFQWLQKNPATQHIPVILLTAKVQPADRIRFAALGVQAVIAKPFKPSQFVSQFLEILGWTP; translated from the coding sequence GTGGCTATAAAACGAGTTTTGGTGATTGACGACGAGGATGACATTCGGGAAGTTGCTCAGGTGACCCTGGAAATCATGGCAGGACTTGACGTAATCACGGCCCGATCGAGCCAGGAAGGTCTGATGAAAGCTGAGCAAGAACAACCAAATGCTATCCTACTGGATGTAATGATGCCGGGTATGGATGGGATGGCTGCTTTCCAATGGCTTCAGAAAAATCCAGCGACCCAACATATTCCAGTGATTCTATTGACGGCTAAGGTGCAGCCTGCCGATCGAATTCGTTTTGCTGCGCTGGGTGTCCAGGCCGTCATCGCCAAACCTTTCAAACCAAGCCAGTTCGTCAGTCAGTTTTTGGAAATTTTGGGATGGACCCCCTAA
- the rsmA gene encoding 16S rRNA (adenine(1518)-N(6)/adenine(1519)-N(6))-dimethyltransferase RsmA, whose protein sequence is MAPLPRKRFGQHWLRSDRTLNQIVAAAELLPQDRVLEIGPGQGVLTQRLLSLVAAVVAVEIDRDLCERLAKQWGSRENFLLLQGDFLTLNLVELLAAFPHLQQPNKVVANIPYNITGPILEKVLGTIAQPALSPYDTIVLLLQKEVAERLCAQPGSKAYGALSVRVQYLATAELICRVPAGAFYPPPKVDSAVVRLRPRTVPWPVNQPRDLDRLVTAGFATRRKMLRNSLSPLIDRDQLSHFLEELKINPQARAEDLSLAQWIALTNAFLLSSGSSQN, encoded by the coding sequence ATGGCTCCTCTGCCTCGCAAGCGATTTGGCCAGCACTGGTTGCGGAGCGATCGGACCCTGAATCAAATTGTGGCGGCGGCTGAATTGTTGCCTCAGGATAGGGTTCTGGAAATTGGTCCCGGCCAGGGCGTGTTAACCCAACGGCTGCTCTCCCTGGTTGCAGCCGTGGTGGCAGTGGAAATCGATCGAGACCTGTGCGAACGTCTGGCCAAGCAATGGGGCAGCCGGGAAAATTTTTTGTTGCTCCAGGGAGATTTTCTCACCCTGAATCTGGTGGAATTGCTGGCGGCCTTTCCTCACCTGCAACAGCCCAACAAAGTGGTTGCGAATATCCCGTACAACATTACAGGGCCAATTTTAGAGAAGGTGCTGGGGACGATCGCCCAACCTGCCCTATCTCCCTACGACACGATCGTGCTGCTCCTGCAAAAGGAAGTGGCTGAACGACTCTGTGCCCAGCCTGGTTCCAAAGCATACGGAGCCTTGTCTGTCCGGGTGCAATATCTAGCTACGGCAGAACTCATCTGCAGGGTGCCAGCAGGAGCCTTCTATCCCCCACCTAAGGTGGATTCTGCCGTAGTGCGGTTGCGCCCTCGGACCGTCCCTTGGCCGGTGAACCAGCCCCGTGATCTGGATCGACTGGTAACGGCTGGGTTTGCTACACGCCGCAAAATGTTACGGAATAGCCTCAGTCCTTTAATTGACCGTGACCAATTGAGCCACTTCCTGGAAGAATTAAAGATAAATCCTCAGGCCCGTGCTGAGGATCTGAGTCTTGCTCAGTGGATTGCGTTAACGAATGCGTTTTTACTCTCTTCTGGCAGCAGCCAAAATTAA
- a CDS encoding PHP domain-containing protein — protein sequence MLTLSPQAVFSPRSLTQDALVLRQVFQALDASSCPYSYNFHMHTVCSDGQLQPEELANQAISLGLKGFAVTDHHTTSGYRLVQAALTAWEQNHCDTAVPRLWSGIEVTSVLLGVEVHILGYAFDADHPALMPYLLRQSPGLEEAAAARVIEAIHQAGGLAVLAHPARYKRSATELIPAAASLGIDGVETYYAYTNPNPWSPSLRQTEEVLRLSSTFGLLNTCGTDTHGPNLLQRL from the coding sequence ATGTTGACTCTTTCCCCCCAGGCTGTATTCTCCCCGAGGTCGCTGACCCAGGATGCGCTGGTCCTCAGGCAGGTCTTTCAGGCCCTTGATGCTAGCAGTTGTCCCTATTCCTACAACTTTCACATGCATACGGTCTGCTCTGATGGGCAGCTTCAGCCGGAGGAGCTGGCCAATCAGGCGATATCACTGGGGCTGAAAGGGTTCGCCGTGACCGATCACCATACAACCAGTGGGTATCGCCTCGTCCAGGCAGCTCTGACTGCCTGGGAACAAAACCATTGTGATACAGCAGTTCCCAGGCTATGGTCCGGCATTGAGGTCACGTCAGTCTTGTTGGGGGTAGAGGTCCATATTCTGGGCTACGCCTTTGATGCTGATCACCCGGCTTTGATGCCATATTTGCTGCGGCAGTCCCCTGGTTTAGAAGAAGCAGCGGCAGCTCGCGTGATTGAGGCCATTCATCAGGCGGGTGGGTTAGCCGTCCTGGCCCATCCAGCCCGGTATAAGCGATCGGCAACCGAGCTGATTCCGGCGGCAGCCAGCCTGGGAATCGATGGGGTGGAAACCTACTATGCCTACACCAATCCCAATCCCTGGAGCCCCAGCCTGCGCCAAACGGAGGAAGTTCTGCGGCTGAGTAGTACTTTCGGATTGCTGAATACCTGTGGAACTGACACCCACGGGCCTAACTTGTTGCAGCGCCTGTAG
- a CDS encoding SH3 domain-containing protein: protein MDSKHYAIVGAGIALATITGVSYAVFQATSKPSTPISQSVDLASPISSTPLVSSPQPTTTVPPQSPQAEASPPAPASESANPSTPQAEPSTQATPVTQIERCVVTMAQVADPQPPLNVRSAPVVTPNNVVAQIPNGTFVDIVTEQDGWFQIKVPVAGWISKDRTRHACSRMMARINFPTGRSQATVSNRFVGTGSHRYLLQASQGQTITLVSQQGPLPFLILPGGKTLLTQPDDRNTRWTGALPTDGDYILELDSNFRGYEYSFSVQVE from the coding sequence ATGGACTCTAAGCATTACGCGATCGTTGGAGCAGGAATTGCTCTTGCCACCATTACAGGCGTCTCCTATGCTGTCTTTCAGGCAACATCCAAGCCCTCTACTCCCATCAGCCAGTCCGTTGATCTGGCCAGCCCGATTTCATCTACACCGCTTGTGTCCAGTCCTCAACCGACTACAACTGTGCCTCCCCAATCGCCCCAAGCAGAGGCATCCCCACCAGCACCTGCTTCAGAATCAGCCAACCCCTCTACACCCCAGGCAGAACCTTCAACCCAAGCAACTCCGGTGACTCAGATCGAGCGTTGTGTCGTCACTATGGCCCAGGTAGCCGATCCCCAGCCGCCATTGAATGTCCGATCCGCCCCTGTCGTCACTCCTAATAATGTGGTCGCTCAAATCCCGAATGGGACTTTTGTGGATATTGTTACGGAGCAGGATGGCTGGTTCCAGATTAAAGTCCCCGTTGCCGGTTGGATTAGCAAAGATCGGACCCGACATGCCTGTAGTCGAATGATGGCCCGGATCAATTTCCCAACAGGTCGTAGTCAGGCCACGGTCTCCAATCGTTTCGTTGGTACAGGCAGCCACCGCTATTTACTCCAGGCCAGCCAGGGCCAGACCATCACCCTGGTCTCCCAACAGGGGCCTCTCCCGTTTCTGATTCTTCCTGGCGGTAAGACCCTTTTGACCCAGCCCGACGATCGCAACACCCGTTGGACAGGTGCCCTACCCACTGATGGAGACTATATCCTGGAACTGGACTCCAACTTCAGGGGGTACGAATATTCATTCTCTGTTCAAGTAGAATAG
- a CDS encoding DUF3082 domain-containing protein yields MSDQPSPPESPPMPSPLHCVGGAIVAAGISVAFYSLTSAIAQGFAHHPIHTDNRVTLNIAAAVRTLTVGMAALGTGVFALAALGLFALGIQLLLQKKQQPENCD; encoded by the coding sequence ATGTCCGATCAACCTTCCCCGCCTGAATCTCCCCCCATGCCCAGTCCCCTCCATTGTGTCGGAGGTGCGATCGTGGCTGCCGGGATTTCCGTTGCCTTCTATAGTTTGACTAGCGCGATCGCCCAGGGCTTTGCTCACCATCCCATCCATACGGATAATCGCGTCACCCTCAACATTGCAGCGGCTGTGCGCACCTTGACCGTAGGCATGGCTGCCCTGGGAACCGGAGTTTTTGCGCTGGCCGCCCTGGGCCTTTTTGCGCTGGGCATTCAGTTATTACTTCAAAAAAAACAACAACCTGAAAATTGTGATTGA
- a CDS encoding DUF2811 domain-containing protein, whose protein sequence is MNTTVSILAEIPESLHESLKSYLETHPDWDQDRIFTAALSLFLLQNGGCESVFGKSHQRQTARVYLDALFKYPV, encoded by the coding sequence ATGAACACAACCGTCAGTATCCTGGCTGAAATTCCCGAATCTCTCCATGAGTCTCTCAAAAGCTACCTGGAAACCCATCCGGACTGGGACCAGGATCGCATCTTTACCGCTGCTCTTTCTCTCTTTTTGCTGCAAAATGGAGGGTGCGAGTCTGTTTTCGGAAAATCCCATCAACGTCAAACAGCTCGTGTTTACCTGGATGCGCTGTTCAAATACCCCGTTTAA
- the hemJ gene encoding protoporphyrinogen oxidase HemJ yields the protein MAYQWFKAFHLIGIVVWFAGLFYLVRLFIYHVEANQQPEPAQSILKQQYGVMEKRLYHIITMPGMVVTVAMAIGLLTTEPQVLRDWWMHAKLAIVAALIAYHFYCGHLMKQLSQGQCRWGSQQLRALNELPTLFLVLIVMLAVFKNALPTDTTAWTIVALIGVMAVTIQLYARKRRLDQERLQAETAGTDTNSSETSISEGTAG from the coding sequence ATGGCTTATCAATGGTTTAAGGCTTTTCATCTGATTGGGATTGTGGTCTGGTTCGCCGGGCTATTTTATCTGGTACGCCTGTTCATTTACCACGTTGAGGCTAACCAGCAGCCCGAACCCGCTCAGTCCATCCTCAAGCAGCAATATGGAGTGATGGAAAAGCGCCTTTACCACATCATCACCATGCCAGGGATGGTTGTTACCGTGGCGATGGCGATCGGCCTTCTGACGACAGAACCGCAGGTGTTGAGAGATTGGTGGATGCATGCCAAACTGGCGATCGTAGCCGCTTTAATCGCCTACCACTTCTACTGTGGCCACCTGATGAAGCAATTGAGTCAGGGACAATGCCGCTGGGGCAGTCAGCAACTGCGCGCCTTAAACGAATTGCCAACCCTGTTTCTCGTGCTGATCGTGATGCTGGCGGTGTTCAAAAATGCCCTGCCGACGGATACAACAGCCTGGACGATCGTGGCTTTGATTGGCGTTATGGCCGTGACCATCCAGCTCTATGCCCGTAAACGCAGATTAGATCAGGAACGACTTCAGGCAGAAACCGCTGGAACAGACACAAATAGCTCTGAGACTTCGATTTCAGAGGGGACTGCGGGTTAA
- the ispE gene encoding 4-(cytidine 5'-diphospho)-2-C-methyl-D-erythritol kinase, with amino-acid sequence MRFYSLLAAAKINLYLEIIGDRPDGFHELAMVMQSIDLADRVDLRLIGTDTILVHCDHPEVPADRRNLAYRAAELMANQFPDAFARLGGVEITVRKNIPVGAGLAGGSTNAAAVLVGLDLLWQLGLTQPELQDLGAQLGSDIPFCVSGGTALATGRGEFLDPLPDLDGAFVVLAKYRSLSISTAWAYQTYRQQFGTAYVSSHEGIRERRSQVRSGAMMAAIAQRHPAQIAQHLYNDLERVALPQYPQIQHLKEQFQSRGVLGTMMSGSGPTVFALVDSEAEAQRVRNEMRMALPDPDLELWVAKFTTTSIKINEPA; translated from the coding sequence ATGCGTTTTTACTCTCTTCTGGCAGCAGCCAAAATTAATCTCTATCTGGAAATCATTGGGGACCGCCCCGACGGATTTCATGAACTGGCGATGGTGATGCAAAGTATCGACCTAGCCGATCGGGTGGATTTGCGCTTGATTGGAACCGATACGATTCTGGTGCATTGTGATCATCCTGAAGTGCCAGCGGACCGGCGCAATCTGGCCTATCGGGCGGCTGAATTGATGGCCAACCAGTTTCCAGATGCCTTTGCCCGCTTGGGTGGTGTGGAAATTACAGTGCGCAAAAATATCCCGGTGGGGGCGGGACTGGCCGGGGGCTCCACCAATGCGGCTGCCGTCCTGGTGGGCTTGGACCTGTTGTGGCAGTTGGGTCTGACCCAGCCCGAATTGCAGGATCTGGGAGCCCAGCTTGGCTCGGATATTCCCTTCTGCGTTTCTGGTGGGACGGCTCTAGCGACGGGTCGGGGGGAATTCCTCGATCCCCTGCCGGATCTGGATGGGGCTTTTGTGGTCCTGGCAAAATATCGTAGTCTTTCCATCTCTACGGCCTGGGCTTACCAGACCTATCGCCAACAATTTGGCACGGCCTACGTCTCTAGCCACGAAGGAATCCGGGAACGTCGATCGCAGGTCCGCTCTGGCGCGATGATGGCGGCGATCGCCCAGCGGCATCCGGCCCAGATTGCTCAGCATCTTTACAATGACCTGGAACGGGTCGCTTTGCCCCAATATCCCCAGATTCAGCACCTGAAGGAACAGTTTCAATCCCGGGGCGTTTTGGGGACGATGATGTCTGGTTCGGGGCCAACGGTCTTTGCCCTGGTGGACTCTGAAGCTGAGGCACAGCGGGTGCGGAATGAAATGAGAATGGCTCTCCCTGATCCGGATCTGGAGCTGTGGGTGGCCAAATTCACAACCACCAGTATCAAAATCAATGAACCAGCATAA